The Xenopus laevis strain J_2021 chromosome 7S, Xenopus_laevis_v10.1, whole genome shotgun sequence genome includes a window with the following:
- the LOC108705050 gene encoding chemokine-like receptor 1 yields the protein MESSTSSLLLSPASPTLQWDIEDEEYDMIPSELENVLNLLSIVIYSLAFVLGTTGNGLVIWIAGFRMKRTVNTVWFVNLAIADFIFTFFLPLSVAYTALDFHWPFGTLMCKLNSTIAFLNLFASVFLLTVISADRCVSVVRPVWSQNHRTPRLASIVAFFVWLAAFFLCSPYIAFRDTRKNTENNVTHCYNNYAFSTDFEDEEVIALRSMRHQVVISIRFVFGFLLPFGLIVVFYSLMALKLRRSHLAWSSRPFRVMATVVVVFFMCWFPYHILSVLEVIMHHTNNRTLKSAVLIGTPLATSLAFFNSCLNPFLYVFLGRDFKDSLRKSILSAFESAFSEEPGKTNNSHIRFRSISAQDSHFT from the coding sequence atggAAAGCTCTACCTCTAGTCTCCTGTTATCTCCAGCCTCCCCGACACTACAATGGGACATAGAGGATGAGGAGTATGATATGATTCCCTCCGAACTTGAAAATGTCTTGAACTTGCTCTCCATTGTGATTTACAGCCTGGCATTTGTTCTGGGGACAACTGGTAATGGTTTGGTGATTTGGATTGCTGGTTTTAGGATGAAGAGGACTGTCAACACTGTGTGGTTTGTAAACCTTGCCATCGCTGACTTTATATTCACCTTCTTCTTGCCTTTGAGTGTCGCATACACAGCCCTTGACTTTCATTGGCCATTTGGAACCTTAATGTGCAAGCTGAATAGCACCATCGCCTTCCTTAATTTGTTTGCTAGTGTATTTCTGCTGACGGTTATCAGTGCTGACCGCTGTGTATCAGTAGTGAGACCTGTGTGGTCCCAGAACCACAGGACACCCAGACTTGCTTCCATTGTTGCCTTTTTCGTATGGCTGGCAGCTTTTTTTCTTTGCTCCCCTTACATAGCTTTTcgggacaccagaaaaaataCTGAAAACAATGTCACACATTGCTACAACAATTATGCCTTCTCAACTGACTTTGAGGATGAGGAGGTGATAGCGCTAAGGTCAATGAGACACCAGGTTGTCATCTCCATTCGTTTTGTTTTTGGATTCTTGCTTCCATTTGGCCTTATTGTGGTCTTCTATTCCTTGATGGCACTGAAGCTAAGGAGAAGTCATCTGGCTTGGTCTAGCCGTCCTTTTAGAGTCATGGCTACAGTTGTGGTTGTCTTCTTTATGTGCTGGTTTCCATACCATATCCTCTCAGTGCTTGAGGTGATAATGCACCACACAAATAATAGAACATTAAAATCAGCTGTTCTCATTGGAACTCCCTTGGCTACGAGCTTGGCATTTTTCAACAGCTGCTTAAATCCCTTCTTGTATGTTTTCTTGGGAAGAGACTTTAAAGATTCATTGCGGAAGTCCATTCTCTCTGCCTTTGAAAGCGCATTCAGTGAGGAACCTGGAAAAACAAACAACAGCCATATTAGATTCCGCTCCATCTCTGCCCAGGACTCTCATTTCACTTAA